Below is a genomic region from Novipirellula caenicola.
TCGGCAAAATCGCGGCACGGATGATTGTAATAGGTGTCGCGATGAGTTTGAGTTTCGACAGCCTGAAACCCCGCGTCGATCAAACTCGCCTCGATCGCATTGACGTCGTCCAAATGAAACTTTTGTTCGATTTCAAACATGTTAGCCTTCACAGCAAAAGAGGACCGGCGGAGCGAGCAGGAGACCTGACAACCACCGTGCTCAATCGTTGACTCACTGGGAATCGACGTCACTTTGGTCGACATCGCGTTGGCCTGCCTTATGTTGGCCTGCCTCACCTTGGGCAGACCGTACCGGTGTCGCCACCCGGCTCAGTGGTGCGGGAGTTCCTTCGCTGGTCACCCAAACGTCACCGCTATCATCGATACAGAGGGCTTCGATTTGTCGCAAACGAGGCAGATCACTGGCTTCGGCAAGCTGTTTTATTTGTTCGGCAACCGGCATGTCCCGCGGTGAGCAGCGAAAGCAGAAAACTTGAAAGTAATTCGCAATCCATAAGTCGCCTGTGCGGGCATCAAGATCGGCAGCCGAAACCATCGGCAACGCCAACACGCCTTCGACTTTCGCCGCCACTCGGACCGCAGCGGGGGTCGAAGTCGGCGGGTTCGTGCGGAGGCCGTTGAGTCGCTTCAACAATCCAGCCAAGTCTACAGAGTACATGTTCACATAGGGGATCGCCGACTTGGCAATCATCAGGATTTTGCCGCGTACCGGATCCACAGCGACCGCCTCACAATCGTGGGGGCCATCGGGATAGGTAAGCTGAATCGCCAGGTAATTTCTTAATTTTGTGGCACGCGTCGGGTCGGGTTCTTCGAACAAATACAAAAAACAGGCATCCCGTTTGCTGTCGTTATCTCCGCAATCGGCGACCACTAGGTACTTTCGATCACCCAGTTCAAACGAGGCCATGTCTTCCCAATCCAACGACGACGCCGCAACCAAGTCGCAGCTGCCAGTGGCTTTGCCTTTGGCATTAAAGGCGAACAACCGTGCGGTATCGCCCGAATCGTTGTGAGACCAAAAGTGCCCAGGCTGCCGATTTGAAGCAGCCAAACCACTGCTCTCGCGTAATTGGGGTACACCCAGATAGACTGGAGAGAAGTTGGCGGTTGAGTCCGCATTTTGCCCATTTAAATCCTGGGCGGATGTCCACGGAACCGTCGCTACACCCGATAATAGAGTGAGCAAAACGAGAGCGAACGAGATCGCAACATGAAAAGCTCGCAGGTGACCCATTTGATTTATTGCTTTTTGATAAACGACCCAAAGATTGTCATACCATCCTGAAACAACTGATATGAATGAAGTTCCCGTACAGCCTCGAGCGAGCCGGTCGTGGTGGCCGATGCTGGTGTTAATCTTAGCGTTTGGGCTGTTCGCTGTCAGTCGAAACCAACCCTCCGGCGATTCGCAAGACAGCGTTGCGATCGGCAAGTCCGCTCCGCAATTGGAATTGGTTCGGCTTTCTCAAGACCCGTCCGAGATGTCCATCGAAGGATTGCCCACCGGCAAGGTGACCCTGATCCATCTGTGGGGCACTTGGTGTGGCCCCTGTACGATGGAGTACCCTCACCTGTCTGAAATGGTGCAAGAGTTTGATGGCAACGAAAACTTTGCTTTCATCTCGATTTCATGTGAGTCTGGTTCCTCGGAAACGATCGAAAATCTGGCACAGCGGACCCGCAACTTTCTCGCTTCGATTGACGCCGATACCGATGTGTTCGCCGATCCGCGTGGCATGTCGCGTGAGAACGTCGCCAAGTCGCTCGGTAAGCCTCACATGTATTTCCCAACTTCCGTGTTGGTGGACCAACAGGGGACGATCCGAGGCGTTTGGGAAGGTTTTTCGCCCAATGGCGTCGATCAGATGAAAGCCAAAATCGAGGAACTGCTGTAGTAGCGAGTCGTTCACGTCGACTCGCGAGCTTCGCTTTGGCAGAGCAGATGCTGCTTCAATGATTCAGCGGCTTGCACCGGGTGCTCCGCATCGCGAATTGCACCGGTGACCGCGATCCGGTCACAACCCGCTGCCATCACCTCGCTGAGATTGGATTGATCGATGCCTCCGATCGCAAACGCCGGAATCGAAATCGATTGGGCAACTTGCTGCAAGAACGCCGGTCCTACGTATGCATCAAACTGTTTGGTGCGACCTGCGAAAACGGGACCGCAGCCGATGTAGTCGGCACCATCGTCGATTGCCTCTTTCGCTTGCTCGATCGAGTGCGTGGAAATGCCTAACAAGCGGCGGTCTCCGATGATCGCACGAACGGCGGCCGCGGGCAGCTCGTCTTGTCCGACATGAACGCCGTCGGCATCCGCCGCCACCGCGATATCGGCACGATCGTTGACGATAAACAACCGACCGAGACGTCGCGCCACCGCGGCTCCGACACGGGCCCGAAGATAAAGCGTGCGGTCGTCGAGCGAGTGATCACGAAGCTGAAAGATATCCACACCTGCCTTGGCAAGCCGCTCGATCGAAGCGGTATATTCTTGCTCGGATTCCCCTCCATCGATTAACAGATACAGTTTTGCCTCCGCAAGTTGCGTGGTGCGTTCGCTGGTAAACGCTGCGAGCTCGAGCGACGCACACGCTTGATAGGCTCGGTAGCGAATCTGTTCCACCTCGGCCGCAAAACGACCATCAATCGTCTTGCCATACTCTTCGATCACACGCAGCGATTGAGCGATACGTGCGGAAGCAGCCGCGATCACTTTTTGCGATGACGACCGCACGTATTCGGTCGGTTCACGAATTTCGGTTCCCACATCGCCAGGCGTATCACGCGATTCGATCAATCGCTGGCGATCGATCCCTCGGCCTACGGCGGTAGTCAAATCGTGACGAAGTGATTTGAAGCAAGCATTAG
It encodes:
- a CDS encoding TlpA family protein disulfide reductase, whose product is MNEVPVQPRASRSWWPMLVLILAFGLFAVSRNQPSGDSQDSVAIGKSAPQLELVRLSQDPSEMSIEGLPTGKVTLIHLWGTWCGPCTMEYPHLSEMVQEFDGNENFAFISISCESGSSETIENLAQRTRNFLASIDADTDVFADPRGMSRENVAKSLGKPHMYFPTSVLVDQQGTIRGVWEGFSPNGVDQMKAKIEELL
- a CDS encoding thiamine phosphate synthase; translation: MPILPRQATYRILDASINRATEGLRTLEEYARFVQDDAAANACFKSLRHDLTTAVGRGIDRQRLIESRDTPGDVGTEIREPTEYVRSSSQKVIAAASARIAQSLRVIEEYGKTIDGRFAAEVEQIRYRAYQACASLELAAFTSERTTQLAEAKLYLLIDGGESEQEYTASIERLAKAGVDIFQLRDHSLDDRTLYLRARVGAAVARRLGRLFIVNDRADIAVAADADGVHVGQDELPAAAVRAIIGDRRLLGISTHSIEQAKEAIDDGADYIGCGPVFAGRTKQFDAYVGPAFLQQVAQSISIPAFAIGGIDQSNLSEVMAAGCDRIAVTGAIRDAEHPVQAAESLKQHLLCQSEAREST